A portion of the Flavobacterium magnum genome contains these proteins:
- a CDS encoding SGNH/GDSL hydrolase family protein has protein sequence MIKNFKWLLLLSLSITACSSDDDNGEAPVVVTSGTADFSKYVALGDSFAAGYSDNALFKAGQENSYPNILSQQFALAGGGIFTSPLMADDLGGFSMGGMQIPQFPTRLYFNAATSTPMNVAGISATAIDAHVTGPINNLGVPGAKSFHLLASGYGQANPYFRRFASAADASVLGDAVAQSPTFFSLWIGGNDVLAYATSGGSGMNQTGNPNFATYGNSDITDPGVFAFAYNQILSALAVNGTKGVVANLPYINALPFFTTVPYNPVPLEANTAALLNGANGYGQYNAGIQFAKSQGLISQAEADRRTIAFHAGAGNAVVMNDSYLTNLSAFGIPSYRQATSDDFIVLPARAFIGTQVNGNPLQVNGVSVPLADNWVLSKEEVAEVKTATDAYNAIIEAAANEKGLALVDTKTILAQLANGGIVSDSFTLTSTYVTGGTFSLDGIHPSPRGYAFIANMFADAINAKYGSNLPGVNLGDYRILYPQAFQ, from the coding sequence ATGATAAAAAATTTCAAATGGCTGCTTTTGCTTTCGCTCAGTATTACGGCGTGCAGCAGCGATGATGACAATGGTGAGGCGCCGGTAGTTGTTACATCGGGCACTGCGGATTTCTCTAAATATGTGGCCCTCGGCGATTCGTTTGCGGCCGGATACAGTGACAATGCGCTGTTCAAGGCCGGGCAGGAGAACTCGTATCCAAATATCCTTTCACAGCAATTTGCACTTGCGGGTGGCGGCATTTTTACGAGCCCACTTATGGCCGATGACCTTGGCGGATTTTCAATGGGTGGCATGCAGATACCGCAATTCCCGACGCGGCTTTATTTCAACGCCGCCACGAGCACACCGATGAACGTAGCCGGGATTTCCGCAACGGCTATCGACGCGCATGTAACGGGACCTATTAATAATCTGGGTGTGCCGGGAGCGAAGAGTTTTCATCTTCTGGCTTCTGGTTACGGTCAGGCCAACCCATATTTTCGAAGGTTTGCCTCGGCTGCCGATGCGTCTGTGCTTGGAGATGCCGTAGCGCAATCCCCAACTTTCTTCTCATTGTGGATCGGCGGGAACGATGTCCTGGCCTATGCCACTTCCGGCGGAAGCGGCATGAATCAGACGGGAAACCCAAATTTCGCCACTTATGGCAATTCGGATATCACTGACCCGGGCGTTTTTGCTTTTGCTTACAATCAGATTCTCAGCGCACTCGCCGTGAACGGTACCAAGGGCGTCGTGGCTAACCTGCCTTACATCAATGCTCTGCCGTTTTTTACCACAGTACCATACAATCCGGTTCCACTGGAAGCGAATACCGCAGCACTGCTCAACGGTGCCAATGGTTACGGGCAGTATAACGCCGGAATCCAGTTTGCAAAATCGCAGGGTCTGATTTCACAGGCTGAAGCTGACAGGAGGACGATTGCATTCCATGCCGGTGCCGGGAACGCGGTCGTAATGAACGACAGTTACCTGACAAATCTTTCTGCATTCGGAATTCCATCATACCGGCAGGCGACTTCCGATGATTTTATTGTGCTTCCAGCCCGTGCGTTCATCGGTACGCAGGTGAATGGAAACCCTTTGCAGGTCAACGGCGTTTCTGTTCCCCTGGCTGACAACTGGGTGCTTTCGAAAGAGGAAGTGGCCGAGGTGAAAACGGCTACCGATGCATACAATGCGATTATCGAAGCCGCTGCCAATGAAAAAGGACTGGCGTTGGTGGACACAAAAACAATCCTCGCACAGCTTGCAAACGGCGGTATCGTAAGCGACAGTTTTACGCTGACCTCGACTTATGTGACCGGTGGTACGTTCTCCCTTGACGGAATCCACCCGAGTCCACGTGGCTACGCGTTCATCGCCAACATGTTCGCTGACGCAATCAATGCCAAGTACGGCTCGAACCTGCCTGGTGTCAACCTGGGCGACTACCGTATTTTGTACCCGCAGGCGTTTCAATAA
- the atpD gene encoding F0F1 ATP synthase subunit beta, which translates to MSKVIGKVAQIIGPVVDVVFSGDVELPKIYDSLEITKKDGTLLVLEVQSHIGENAVRTISMDSTDGLARGAEVVGTGAPIQMPIGPDVYGRLFNVIGDAIDGLGDLPKAGANGMSIHRQAPRFDELSTSTEVLFTGIKVIDLIEPYAKGGKIGLFGGAGVGKTVLIQELINNIAKGHGGLSVFAGVGERTREGNDLLREMLESGIIKYGDAFMHSMEEGGWDLSKVDKAGMRDSKATFVFGQMNEPPGARARVALSGLSIAEYFRDGAGSDQGKDVLFFVDNIFRFTQAGSEVSALLGRMPSAVGYQPTLATEMGAMQERITSTNKGSITSVQAVYVPADDLTDPAPATTFAHLDATTVLSRKIAELGIYPAVDPLDSTSRILTPHILGDEHYNCAQRVKEILQKYKQLQDIIAILGMEELSEEDKLAVSRARRVQRFLSQPFHVAEQFTGIPGVLVDIKDTIKGFNMIIDGELDHLPEAAFNLKGTIEDAIEAGQKMLAEA; encoded by the coding sequence ATGTCAAAAGTAATAGGAAAAGTTGCGCAAATTATCGGTCCGGTAGTGGACGTGGTGTTCAGCGGAGATGTTGAGCTTCCAAAAATCTACGATTCATTGGAAATCACTAAAAAAGACGGTACGCTGTTGGTACTTGAAGTGCAATCACACATCGGTGAAAACGCTGTGCGTACCATTTCGATGGATTCTACGGACGGTTTGGCACGCGGCGCTGAAGTTGTCGGTACCGGTGCACCAATCCAGATGCCGATCGGTCCGGATGTTTACGGACGTTTGTTCAACGTGATCGGAGATGCTATCGACGGTTTGGGCGATTTGCCAAAAGCAGGTGCTAACGGAATGTCTATTCACCGCCAGGCTCCAAGATTCGACGAATTATCAACTTCAACGGAAGTACTTTTTACAGGTATCAAAGTTATCGACCTGATCGAGCCTTATGCAAAAGGTGGTAAGATCGGTCTCTTCGGTGGTGCCGGTGTAGGTAAGACCGTATTGATCCAGGAGTTGATCAACAATATTGCAAAAGGTCACGGTGGTCTTTCCGTATTCGCAGGAGTAGGCGAAAGGACCCGTGAAGGAAATGACCTTCTGCGCGAGATGCTTGAGTCAGGCATTATCAAATACGGAGATGCTTTCATGCACTCTATGGAAGAAGGCGGATGGGATTTGTCTAAAGTAGATAAAGCCGGTATGCGTGATTCTAAAGCGACTTTCGTATTCGGACAGATGAATGAGCCGCCTGGAGCACGTGCTCGTGTTGCCTTGTCTGGTCTTTCTATCGCTGAATATTTCCGTGACGGAGCTGGTTCTGACCAGGGGAAAGACGTACTTTTCTTCGTTGACAACATCTTCCGTTTTACACAGGCAGGTTCTGAGGTGTCCGCACTTCTTGGACGTATGCCATCGGCGGTAGGTTACCAGCCAACATTGGCAACTGAAATGGGAGCGATGCAAGAGCGTATCACCTCTACAAATAAAGGTTCGATCACATCTGTACAGGCGGTTTACGTTCCTGCGGATGACTTGACTGACCCTGCACCGGCAACAACATTTGCCCACCTTGATGCCACCACGGTATTGTCGCGTAAGATTGCTGAGTTGGGTATTTATCCTGCTGTGGATCCATTGGATTCGACTTCGAGGATTCTTACCCCGCACATCCTTGGTGACGAGCACTACAACTGTGCACAACGTGTGAAGGAAATCCTTCAGAAATACAAGCAATTGCAGGATATCATCGCGATTCTTGGTATGGAAGAGCTTTCAGAAGAAGATAAACTGGCTGTATCACGCGCACGTCGTGTACAACGTTTCCTTTCTCAGCCTTTCCACGTAGCCGAGCAATTTACGGGTATCCCTGGGGTTTTGGTTGATATCAAAGACACCATCAAAGGTTTCAACATGATCATCGACGGGGAACTGGATCACCTTCCTGAAGCTGCCTTTAACCTGAAAGGGACTATTGAGGATGCTATCGAGGCAGGACAGAAAATGTTGGCTGAGGCTTAA
- a CDS encoding F0F1 ATP synthase subunit epsilon, which translates to MILEIVSPEASLFKGEVTSVTLPGVDGSFQILNHHAPIVSILKAGDVKIVANSFNIGKEVADRFEKVDNNTYRLSINSGTIEMNDNKVIVLAD; encoded by the coding sequence ATGATTTTAGAAATAGTTTCTCCGGAAGCCTCCCTTTTTAAAGGTGAAGTCACTTCAGTGACATTGCCGGGTGTAGACGGTTCTTTTCAGATCCTGAACCACCACGCGCCTATCGTCTCCATCCTGAAGGCCGGTGACGTGAAGATTGTGGCAAATAGCTTCAACATCGGAAAAGAAGTTGCGGATCGTTTCGAGAAAGTAGACAACAACACCTACCGTTTGTCGATCAACTCGGGCACTATCGAAATGAATGACAACAAAGTGATTGTATTGGCCGACTAA
- a CDS encoding helix-turn-helix domain-containing protein, with amino-acid sequence MPIIINVDVMLAKRKMRSNELAERIGITTANLSILKTGKAKAIRFSTLDAICAVLECQPGDIMEYVDDGTDNRQSMLEAV; translated from the coding sequence ATGCCTATAATAATCAATGTAGACGTGATGCTGGCCAAACGCAAGATGCGTTCAAACGAGCTTGCAGAGAGGATTGGCATTACAACAGCAAATCTTTCTATTTTAAAGACCGGAAAAGCGAAAGCCATCCGGTTTTCGACGTTGGATGCCATTTGTGCGGTTTTGGAATGTCAGCCCGGCGATATTATGGAATATGTAGATGACGGTACGGATAACCGTCAAAGTATGCTGGAGGCGGTTTGA
- a CDS encoding DUF2975 domain-containing protein: MRKLNILKTLIDLSFLFSLLAVAGMTIFVPIYLSGSADEGPLKINGQEVSAAEWGGKLVIMLGAAGGLFFVYAIYLLRKTVAHFRKREIFHEDVIRYFNAIGKCIITSTLLTHIPLFFYNMLHRNHLGIQIDGGGFDSLLLSISLGLFFMVLAEAFKIAKNLKEENELTV; encoded by the coding sequence ATGAGAAAGCTGAATATTCTGAAAACACTGATTGATCTGTCCTTCCTGTTTTCGCTTCTGGCCGTTGCGGGCATGACAATCTTCGTCCCGATCTATTTATCCGGATCGGCCGATGAGGGCCCTTTAAAAATTAACGGACAGGAAGTCAGCGCTGCGGAATGGGGCGGAAAACTGGTAATCATGCTGGGCGCTGCGGGCGGACTGTTCTTTGTTTACGCTATTTATCTTTTGCGTAAGACTGTGGCGCATTTCAGAAAAAGGGAAATTTTCCATGAGGATGTCATCCGATATTTTAATGCAATCGGAAAATGTATTATTACATCAACCTTATTGACACATATTCCGCTATTTTTTTACAATATGCTTCACAGGAACCATTTGGGAATTCAAATCGATGGCGGCGGATTTGACTCGCTTTTGCTTTCGATCAGCCTCGGATTGTTCTTTATGGTGTTGGCCGAGGCTTTTAAGATCGCCAAAAACCTGAAAGAAGAGAATGAATTAACTGTTTAG
- a CDS encoding sodium/sugar symporter, which translates to MSTLSTQDYIVFFCYFILIAGYGLWIYRKKKAAETSSKDYFLAEGSLTWWAIGASLIASNISAEQFIGMSGSGFKLGLAIATYEWMAAITLVIVAVFFIPVYLKNKIFTMPQFLNQRYNGTVAMIMAVFWLLLYVVVNLMSILYLGALAIHGISGLDIHLCIGLLALFAIFITLGGMKVIGYTDVVQVFFLVLGGLVATYIALDLVADKFGESGVLNGFRLLTTKANDHFHMIFDKTNPNYMDLPGISVLVGGMLITNLNYWGCNQYITQRALGADLKTARAGILFSAFLKLLMPLIVVIPGIAAYVLYQQGMFQTELLDSHGIVDVNKAYPTLLNLLPTGLKGVAFAALTAAIVASLAGKANSIATIFSLDIYKKAINKEADDKKVVRIGKITVVISMLMAILLALVIGEKLMGEGKQGFQYIQEYTGFVSPGVFAMFLLGFFWKKTTSNAALFAMIGGFVLSIALKFMPGFMDLSFLYDYGWAVPNGSGVYEIPFIDRMAIVFGFCVVGMYAISRYETRNGVQPNGLEVDSSMFKTNASFTVGAIIVCAITAALYMLFW; encoded by the coding sequence ATGAGCACCTTATCAACCCAGGACTATATCGTTTTCTTTTGCTATTTCATATTGATTGCCGGTTACGGACTATGGATTTACCGCAAAAAGAAGGCAGCCGAAACGTCGAGCAAGGACTATTTTCTTGCAGAAGGTTCGCTGACCTGGTGGGCCATCGGCGCTTCACTGATTGCGAGCAACATCAGTGCAGAGCAGTTCATCGGGATGAGCGGGAGTGGCTTTAAACTCGGACTTGCCATTGCGACTTATGAATGGATGGCGGCAATCACACTGGTCATCGTGGCTGTATTTTTCATTCCGGTGTACCTGAAAAATAAGATATTTACGATGCCCCAATTCCTGAACCAGCGCTATAACGGCACCGTCGCGATGATTATGGCGGTGTTCTGGCTGCTGCTGTACGTGGTGGTCAACCTGATGTCCATCCTGTATTTGGGCGCCTTGGCAATCCATGGTATTTCCGGACTGGATATCCATCTGTGCATCGGGTTGCTGGCATTGTTTGCCATCTTCATCACGTTGGGCGGTATGAAAGTAATTGGATATACCGATGTGGTGCAGGTGTTTTTCCTGGTATTGGGCGGATTGGTTGCGACCTACATCGCATTGGATCTGGTAGCTGATAAATTCGGTGAATCCGGGGTGCTCAATGGGTTCCGGCTGTTGACGACAAAGGCAAACGACCACTTCCACATGATCTTTGACAAAACCAACCCAAATTATATGGATTTGCCGGGCATTTCGGTTCTGGTTGGCGGGATGCTGATCACCAACCTGAATTACTGGGGCTGCAACCAATACATCACACAGAGGGCCTTGGGCGCCGATTTGAAAACCGCGCGTGCCGGCATCCTGTTTAGTGCCTTCCTGAAATTACTCATGCCGCTCATCGTAGTGATTCCCGGAATCGCTGCCTATGTATTATACCAACAGGGCATGTTCCAGACGGAGTTGCTCGATTCGCACGGTATTGTCGATGTGAATAAGGCGTATCCCACATTGCTGAACCTGTTGCCCACCGGACTAAAAGGCGTGGCGTTCGCAGCGCTTACTGCAGCAATCGTGGCCTCGTTGGCCGGAAAGGCAAACAGTATTGCTACCATTTTCTCGCTGGATATTTATAAGAAAGCCATCAACAAAGAGGCGGATGACAAAAAAGTGGTACGCATCGGTAAAATCACGGTAGTAATCTCGATGCTGATGGCGATATTGCTCGCGCTGGTCATCGGTGAAAAACTGATGGGCGAAGGCAAGCAGGGCTTTCAGTACATCCAGGAATACACCGGATTTGTAAGTCCGGGCGTTTTTGCGATGTTCCTGCTTGGCTTCTTTTGGAAAAAGACCACATCAAACGCGGCTTTGTTCGCTATGATTGGCGGGTTTGTATTGTCGATTGCGCTGAAATTCATGCCCGGATTCATGGACTTGTCGTTCCTTTACGATTATGGTTGGGCCGTACCCAACGGCAGTGGCGTGTATGAAATCCCTTTTATTGACCGTATGGCCATTGTGTTTGGATTCTGTGTGGTGGGGATGTATGCAATCAGTAGATATGAAACCCGTAACGGTGTTCAGCCTAATGGCCTTGAGGTGGATTCTTCCATGTTCAAAACCAATGCAAGCTTTACCGTAGGGGCAATTATTGTCTGCGCGATAACGGCGGCGTTATATATGCTGTTCTGGTAG
- a CDS encoding UDP-glucose--hexose-1-phosphate uridylyltransferase gives MKTFDRNEHPHRRYNPLTGEWILVSPHRAKRPWQGQKESLSEDRLPEYDPGCYLCPGNFRSNGEQNPNYEHAYVFDNDFPALLSDDIASDVNTDALFRFQPERGINRVVCFSPNHNLTIPEMYVADIEKIIALWTRQYLELGQHDFINHVQIFENKGAVMGCSNPHPHGQIWAQSSLPTEVEKTQRQLEKYYRKNNSSLLQDYLEQEMQREERIVLSNAHFVALVPFWATWPYETMIISRRHFGSLIAMSHDEKRAYAEIMKGITVKYDNLFETSFPYSSGIHQAPTDKAAHPEWHFHMHFYPPLLRSASVRKFMVGYEMLGEAQRDITPEKSAEILRQLPDIHYKQR, from the coding sequence ATGAAAACATTCGACCGCAACGAACACCCGCACCGCCGTTACAATCCGCTCACCGGCGAATGGATACTCGTTTCCCCGCACCGGGCCAAAAGGCCATGGCAGGGGCAGAAAGAATCTTTGAGCGAGGACAGGCTGCCGGAATATGATCCCGGCTGCTATTTGTGTCCCGGCAATTTCAGGTCTAATGGTGAACAGAATCCAAACTACGAGCATGCCTATGTTTTCGATAATGATTTCCCGGCGCTGCTCAGCGATGACATTGCTTCCGACGTCAATACCGATGCGCTTTTTCGGTTTCAGCCCGAGCGAGGCATCAACCGCGTGGTGTGCTTCTCGCCAAACCATAACCTTACCATCCCGGAAATGTATGTAGCTGACATCGAGAAAATCATTGCGCTCTGGACCCGGCAATACCTTGAATTAGGGCAGCACGATTTCATCAACCACGTACAGATTTTCGAGAATAAAGGGGCGGTGATGGGCTGCAGCAATCCGCACCCTCACGGACAGATCTGGGCACAATCCTCATTGCCGACCGAAGTAGAAAAAACGCAGAGACAACTCGAGAAATACTATCGCAAAAATAATTCGAGCCTTTTGCAGGATTACCTCGAGCAGGAAATGCAGCGTGAAGAACGAATTGTGCTCTCAAACGCGCACTTTGTCGCTTTGGTCCCATTCTGGGCGACCTGGCCGTATGAAACGATGATCATCAGCAGGCGGCACTTCGGGAGCCTGATCGCTATGAGCCACGATGAGAAGCGCGCTTACGCAGAAATCATGAAGGGCATCACTGTGAAATATGACAACCTTTTTGAAACCTCGTTCCCGTATTCGTCGGGCATACATCAGGCACCGACGGACAAAGCCGCGCACCCGGAATGGCATTTCCACATGCATTTCTATCCGCCTTTGCTGCGGTCCGCGAGCGTCCGTAAGTTTATGGTCGGCTATGAGATGCTAGGCGAGGCGCAGCGAGACATCACCCCGGAAAAGAGTGCCGAAATCCTGAGGCAGCTTCCGGACATCCATTACAAACAACGTTAA
- the galK gene encoding galactokinase, which yields MNKKKLAGHTAAAFEKEFGSGPQHLFLSPGRINIIGEHVDYNNGFVLPAAINKYVCFAVSESDSEQCTLIALDLNEKYSFSLPDPIVPVAAMWPNYILGVLQQLISMGLPVKGFQLAFSSTIPMGAGLSSSAAVECGFGFAMNTIFSLGLSKEQLALIGQKAEHTFAGVHCGIMDQFASVFGKKNKVIKLDCDSLAYEYHNADFRNYALLLLDSKVKHTHLTSGYNDRRRETAEGLAVVKANFPDVKHFRDCTEEQLLQLREVLGDVNFRRCHFVVKEIQRVRDAVTALEQADFAYLGSLISETHRGLSKEYEVSCPEIDFLVDMVLGEPTVLGARMMGGGFGGCAICLVEKGSEDDLIEKTSRAYSEKFGIVPEAYKIKISDGTSVYKP from the coding sequence ATGAACAAGAAGAAACTTGCCGGCCACACCGCAGCAGCCTTCGAAAAGGAATTCGGATCCGGGCCGCAACACCTGTTCTTGTCGCCGGGGCGAATCAATATCATTGGCGAACACGTGGACTACAACAATGGTTTTGTGTTGCCTGCCGCCATTAACAAATACGTTTGTTTTGCTGTGTCAGAAAGCGATTCTGAACAATGCACTTTAATAGCGTTGGACCTGAATGAAAAATACAGCTTCAGCCTTCCGGACCCGATTGTGCCGGTTGCCGCCATGTGGCCGAATTACATCCTTGGCGTGCTGCAGCAGCTTATCAGCATGGGATTGCCCGTCAAAGGATTTCAACTCGCTTTCAGCAGTACCATCCCGATGGGTGCGGGGCTGTCATCGTCTGCGGCAGTTGAATGCGGCTTCGGATTTGCAATGAACACCATTTTTTCATTGGGTCTTTCCAAAGAACAGCTGGCGCTTATCGGACAAAAAGCGGAGCACACCTTCGCCGGCGTCCATTGCGGGATTATGGACCAGTTTGCCAGTGTCTTTGGCAAGAAAAACAAGGTAATCAAACTGGATTGCGACAGCCTTGCCTACGAATACCACAACGCCGATTTCCGGAATTACGCGCTGCTGCTGCTCGACAGTAAAGTCAAGCACACCCACCTCACTTCAGGATATAATGACCGGCGCCGTGAGACGGCCGAAGGCCTGGCCGTGGTGAAGGCAAACTTTCCCGATGTAAAGCATTTCCGGGATTGCACAGAAGAACAGTTGCTGCAACTGCGAGAGGTACTGGGAGACGTCAATTTTCGTCGTTGCCATTTTGTGGTCAAGGAAATACAGCGGGTGCGCGACGCGGTCACTGCTTTGGAACAAGCAGATTTTGCATACCTTGGCAGCTTGATAAGCGAAACGCACCGCGGCCTTTCTAAGGAATACGAGGTAAGCTGTCCTGAAATCGATTTCCTGGTCGATATGGTATTGGGCGAGCCCACGGTGCTCGGTGCGCGCATGATGGGTGGCGGTTTCGGCGGCTGTGCGATTTGCCTGGTCGAAAAAGGCAGTGAAGATGACCTCATCGAAAAAACATCGAGAGCCTATTCAGAAAAATTCGGCATCGTGCCTGAAGCATATAAAATTAAGATTTCAGACGGCACGTCGGTATATAAACCATGA
- a CDS encoding glycoside hydrolase family 53 protein, with protein MKMKIIALLAFAATFAASCSGDDKKTIENPAVEEFIRAADMSTLPEAENSGAVYKSNGQPEDPLTTLKNAGCNTIRIRLWKDPGTSHSGMAEVKAFAARVKNAGMKVWLTVHYSDTWADPGNQTTPAAWQNLGFDDLKTAVSAYTATVIDEIQPDIFQIGNETNDGFLWPKGKLTTNEAQYLQLAAAVSNTIRTKAPNTKIMLHFAGITGADWFFGKVSGIDYDYIGLSYYPVWHGKNLTALKNTIESLGATYGKKVIIAETAYPFTLQWSDWTNNIVGLEEQLIPGFPATPTGQSGFLSALKNTVQSTSKGFGFAYWGGEWVSFRGAEATNGSTFENQALWDFDHNALPVMAAFAE; from the coding sequence ATGAAAATGAAAATTATAGCTTTACTGGCGTTTGCAGCCACATTTGCCGCTTCCTGCTCCGGCGACGACAAAAAAACCATCGAAAATCCGGCGGTTGAAGAATTCATCCGTGCGGCCGACATGTCCACGCTGCCTGAAGCAGAAAATAGCGGTGCCGTGTACAAAAGCAACGGCCAGCCCGAAGATCCATTGACCACACTGAAAAATGCGGGATGCAACACGATCCGCATACGGCTCTGGAAGGATCCCGGCACCTCACATTCAGGGATGGCCGAAGTCAAGGCGTTCGCCGCGCGTGTCAAAAACGCCGGAATGAAGGTCTGGCTGACCGTGCACTATTCGGATACCTGGGCCGATCCGGGAAATCAAACCACGCCCGCTGCCTGGCAAAATCTTGGATTTGACGATCTGAAAACGGCTGTTTCGGCTTACACGGCGACTGTCATTGATGAAATCCAGCCGGATATATTTCAGATCGGGAATGAGACCAATGACGGATTTCTTTGGCCAAAAGGGAAACTGACCACCAACGAAGCACAGTACCTGCAACTCGCTGCCGCGGTGAGCAACACGATACGCACCAAGGCGCCTAACACGAAAATCATGTTGCACTTTGCAGGGATTACGGGTGCCGACTGGTTTTTCGGCAAAGTGTCGGGCATCGACTATGATTATATCGGTTTGTCCTATTACCCTGTGTGGCACGGCAAAAATCTGACTGCTCTCAAGAATACGATCGAATCATTGGGCGCAACATATGGCAAGAAAGTCATCATTGCCGAAACTGCCTACCCGTTTACGCTGCAGTGGTCCGATTGGACGAACAACATCGTCGGACTCGAAGAGCAGCTCATCCCGGGCTTTCCCGCAACGCCTACCGGGCAGAGCGGTTTCCTTTCGGCGTTGAAAAATACGGTCCAATCCACTTCAAAAGGTTTTGGTTTCGCGTATTGGGGCGGCGAATGGGTGTCTTTTCGCGGCGCCGAAGCCACAAACGGCTCGACTTTTGAAAATCAGGCGCTCTGGGATTTCGACCACAATGCACTTCCTGTAATGGCTGCTTTCGCCGAATAA
- a CDS encoding aldose epimerase family protein has product MQTKHIPHFQTEISANSFGFDEQGNECFIYEISNGNGMILRATDFGATITSLKIPDNSGALTDVGLGFECLKDYIDSFGLPSAPYLGATVGRYAGRIAHARCQLNGKTIQLDSNHRNHALHGGHRGFSQQIWKCVPGTNTLTFTRNSPDGEGGYPGTLDVSLTYSLTDDNELKLEYVASADKDTIINLTHHSYFNLDGHDQSIVWQQLTVNSGQLLETDPDNVPTGNFINVQNTEFDFRSAKPCPKRIDHTFVLDNEEVAATLSSRSGNLQMEVRTNQPGLHIYVGGNCFGRIQGKEDAAYHNLSGICFETQNFPDAPNHAHFPTAILKKGDSYHHRTTYKFINPSS; this is encoded by the coding sequence ATGCAAACAAAACACATTCCACATTTTCAGACTGAGATTTCTGCGAATTCATTCGGTTTTGATGAGCAGGGTAACGAATGCTTCATTTACGAAATCTCAAACGGTAACGGGATGATTTTGCGCGCTACTGACTTCGGCGCCACGATTACCTCGCTCAAAATTCCGGACAACAGTGGCGCCCTGACCGATGTCGGCCTGGGTTTTGAATGCCTGAAGGATTACATCGATTCGTTCGGTTTGCCCAGCGCACCTTATCTCGGCGCGACGGTCGGCCGGTATGCAGGGCGTATTGCGCATGCTCGCTGCCAGCTAAACGGCAAGACAATCCAACTCGATAGCAACCACAGAAACCACGCGCTTCATGGCGGTCACCGCGGATTCAGCCAGCAAATCTGGAAATGTGTCCCCGGCACAAACACACTCACATTTACCCGCAACAGCCCCGATGGCGAGGGGGGTTATCCCGGAACATTGGATGTTTCTCTGACCTATTCACTTACCGACGACAATGAATTGAAATTAGAATATGTCGCTTCCGCAGATAAGGATACGATCATCAATCTCACACACCACAGCTATTTTAACCTTGACGGTCACGATCAATCCATCGTCTGGCAGCAGTTGACGGTCAATTCAGGGCAGCTGCTCGAGACCGATCCGGATAACGTGCCTACCGGAAATTTTATCAACGTGCAGAATACCGAATTCGATTTCCGGTCCGCCAAACCCTGCCCGAAGCGTATCGACCACACCTTTGTATTGGATAATGAAGAAGTTGCGGCGACATTATCGTCCCGCAGCGGCAACTTGCAAATGGAGGTCCGTACCAACCAGCCCGGGCTTCACATTTATGTCGGCGGCAATTGTTTTGGCAGGATTCAAGGCAAGGAAGATGCCGCGTACCATAACCTCAGCGGCATTTGTTTTGAAACCCAGAACTTTCCTGACGCGCCGAATCACGCGCATTTCCCGACGGCCATATTGAAGAAAGGCGACAGCTACCACCATCGGACGACTTACAAATTTATAAATCCCTCATCATGA